One part of the Sciurus carolinensis chromosome 6, mSciCar1.2, whole genome shotgun sequence genome encodes these proteins:
- the Tmem161b gene encoding transmembrane protein 161B isoform X3, with product MKPTQEMNISLVWCLLVLSFAIKVLFSLTTHYFKVEDGGERSVCVTFGFFFFVKAMAVLIITENYLEFGLETGFTNFSDSAMQFLEKQGLESQGPVSKLTFKFFLAIFCSLIGAFLTFPGLRLAQMHLDALNLATEKITQTLLHINFLAPLFMVLLWVKPITKDYIMNPPLGKESVPLMTEATFDTLRLWLIILLCALRLAMMRSHLQAYLNLAQKCVDQMKKEAGRISTVELQKMVARVFYYLCVIALQYVAPLVMLLHTTLLLKTLGNHSWGIYPESVSTLPMDNSLHSNSVYSELPSADGKMKVTVTQITVALSSLKNIFTPLLFRGLLSFLTWWIAACLFSTSLFGLFYHQYLTVA from the exons CAAAGTTCTATTTTCATTAACTACACACTATTTTAAAGTAGAAGATGGTGGTGAAAGATCAGTTTGTGtcacctttggattttttttcttcgtCAAAGCAATGGCAGTTTTGATTATAACAGAGAATTATCTGGAATTTGGACTTGAAACAG GGTTTACAAATTTTTCAGACAGTGCCATGCAGTTTCTTGAAAAGCAAGGTTTAGAATCTCA ggGTCCTGtttcaaaacttactttcaaatttttcctGGCTATTTTCTGTTCACTCATTGGGGCTTTTTTGACATTTCCTGGATTACGGCTGGCTCAAATGCATCTGGATGCCCTGAATTTGGCAACAGAAAAAATTACACA AACATTACTTCATATCAACTTCTTGGCACCTTTATTTATGGTTCTACTCTGGGTAAAACCAATCACCAAAGACTACATTATGAACCCACCATTGGGTAAAGAAAGTGTCCCTTT AATGACAGAAGCTACATTTGATACTCTACGACTTTGGTTAATAATCCTGCTGTGTGCTTTGCGATTGGCCATGATGCGTAGTCACCTGCAAGCATATTTAAACTTAGCCCAGAAGTGTGTGGATCAGATGAAGAAAGAAGCAGGCCGAATAAGTACAGTTGAGCTACAGAAAATG GTGGCTCGAGTCTTTTATTACCTTTGTGTCATTGCCCTGCAGTATGTGGCACCTCTGGTAATGCTGCTTCATACAACTCTGCTTTTGAAAACACTAG GTAATCATTCCTGGGGGATTTATCCAGAATCTGTCTCTACCTTGCCAATGGATAATAGTCTACACTCCAATTCTGTTTACTCTGAATTACCATCTGCTGATGGGAAGATGAAGGTAACTGTTACGCAGATAACAGTGGCACTGAGCagcttaaaaaacatttttactcCACTCCTTTTTCGAGGACTTCTATCATTTTTGACATGGTGGATTGCTGCTTGCCTCTTTTCTACAAGCCTTTTTGGGCTCTTCTATCATCAGTATCTGACTGTGGCATGA
- the Tmem161b gene encoding transmembrane protein 161B isoform X4 codes for MAVLIITENYLEFGLETGFTNFSDSAMQFLEKQGLESQGPVSKLTFKFFLAIFCSLIGAFLTFPGLRLAQMHLDALNLATEKITQTLLHINFLAPLFMVLLWVKPITKDYIMNPPLGKESVPLMTEATFDTLRLWLIILLCALRLAMMRSHLQAYLNLAQKCVDQMKKEAGRISTVELQKMVARVFYYLCVIALQYVAPLVMLLHTTLLLKTLGNHSWGIYPESVSTLPMDNSLHSNSVYSELPSADGKMKVTVTQITVALSSLKNIFTPLLFRGLLSFLTWWIAACLFSTSLFGLFYHQYLTVA; via the exons ATGGCAGTTTTGATTATAACAGAGAATTATCTGGAATTTGGACTTGAAACAG GGTTTACAAATTTTTCAGACAGTGCCATGCAGTTTCTTGAAAAGCAAGGTTTAGAATCTCA ggGTCCTGtttcaaaacttactttcaaatttttcctGGCTATTTTCTGTTCACTCATTGGGGCTTTTTTGACATTTCCTGGATTACGGCTGGCTCAAATGCATCTGGATGCCCTGAATTTGGCAACAGAAAAAATTACACA AACATTACTTCATATCAACTTCTTGGCACCTTTATTTATGGTTCTACTCTGGGTAAAACCAATCACCAAAGACTACATTATGAACCCACCATTGGGTAAAGAAAGTGTCCCTTT AATGACAGAAGCTACATTTGATACTCTACGACTTTGGTTAATAATCCTGCTGTGTGCTTTGCGATTGGCCATGATGCGTAGTCACCTGCAAGCATATTTAAACTTAGCCCAGAAGTGTGTGGATCAGATGAAGAAAGAAGCAGGCCGAATAAGTACAGTTGAGCTACAGAAAATG GTGGCTCGAGTCTTTTATTACCTTTGTGTCATTGCCCTGCAGTATGTGGCACCTCTGGTAATGCTGCTTCATACAACTCTGCTTTTGAAAACACTAG GTAATCATTCCTGGGGGATTTATCCAGAATCTGTCTCTACCTTGCCAATGGATAATAGTCTACACTCCAATTCTGTTTACTCTGAATTACCATCTGCTGATGGGAAGATGAAGGTAACTGTTACGCAGATAACAGTGGCACTGAGCagcttaaaaaacatttttactcCACTCCTTTTTCGAGGACTTCTATCATTTTTGACATGGTGGATTGCTGCTTGCCTCTTTTCTACAAGCCTTTTTGGGCTCTTCTATCATCAGTATCTGACTGTGGCATGA